A genome region from Crossiella equi includes the following:
- a CDS encoding LacI family DNA-binding transcriptional regulator: protein MTQRQVTLAEVARQASVSLATASRVLNGSTRQVSTELRDRVLATARQLGYLPNASAQALARNSSVLVGLVVHDIADPYFSSIAAGVTKVAEENGLIVVLGTTNRDPGRELALLSTLRAHRARAIVLAGTRTTDRKTTEQLAAEVRAFTAQGGRLACVSQARLPADTVVPANKQGATKLARALTGMGHKRFAVLAGPADLVSAKDRLAGFKAGLAEAGVDLPADAVLHGEFTRDGGYEATQELLRRKSKATCVFAVNDVMALGAMAAFREAGLNVPADVSVAGFDDIPTLSDLVPSLTTVRLPLEEMGERAARLALDGEPIAQTRSVRVNGEVVLRDSTAPPR from the coding sequence GTGACGCAACGGCAGGTCACGCTGGCCGAGGTGGCCAGACAGGCGAGCGTGTCCTTGGCGACCGCCTCCCGCGTGCTCAACGGCAGCACCCGGCAGGTCAGCACCGAGCTGCGCGACCGGGTGCTGGCCACCGCGCGCCAGCTGGGCTACCTGCCCAACGCCTCCGCGCAGGCCCTGGCCCGCAACTCCAGCGTGCTGGTCGGCCTGGTCGTGCACGACATCGCCGACCCCTACTTCTCCTCCATCGCCGCCGGGGTGACCAAGGTGGCCGAGGAGAACGGGCTGATCGTCGTACTGGGCACCACCAACCGCGACCCCGGCCGCGAGCTGGCGCTGCTGTCCACGCTGCGCGCCCACCGCGCCCGCGCCATCGTGCTGGCCGGTACCCGCACCACCGACCGCAAGACCACCGAGCAGCTGGCCGCCGAGGTCCGCGCCTTCACCGCCCAGGGCGGGCGGCTGGCGTGCGTGTCCCAGGCCCGCCTGCCCGCCGACACCGTGGTCCCGGCCAACAAGCAGGGCGCCACCAAGCTCGCCCGCGCGCTGACCGGCATGGGCCACAAGCGCTTCGCCGTGCTGGCCGGACCGGCCGACCTGGTCTCGGCCAAGGACCGGCTCGCCGGGTTCAAGGCCGGGCTGGCCGAGGCGGGCGTGGACCTGCCCGCCGACGCGGTGCTGCACGGGGAGTTCACCCGCGATGGCGGCTACGAGGCCACCCAGGAGCTGTTGCGGCGCAAGAGCAAGGCCACCTGTGTGTTCGCCGTCAACGACGTGATGGCCCTGGGTGCGATGGCGGCCTTCCGCGAGGCCGGGCTCAACGTGCCCGCGGACGTCTCGGTGGCCGGGTTCGACGACATCCCGACGCTGTCGGACCTCGTGCCCTCCCTGACCACGGTGCGGCTGCCCCTGGAGGAGATGGGCGAGCGCGCCGCGCGCCTGGCCCTGGACGGAGAGCCGATCGCCCAGACACGCTCCGTGCGCGTCAACGGCGAGGTCGTGCTCCGCGACTCGACCGCGCCACCCCGCTGA
- a CDS encoding hemolysin family protein, with translation MTGSLSIVLSLVGLVVLTLGTGLFVAAEFSLSALERSTVDAHANAVGDRRSKQVRHAHRTLSFQLSGAQLGITITTLATGYVAEPAIARLVGPLLTDLGLPESASLVIAVALAMIIANVLSMVFGELVPKNMAIARPLSTARATAGLQAGFSATFRWVITGLNGTANWIVRRFGVEPVEELRSARSPHELGSLVRSSAVHGTLDASTATLLDRSLRFGDRTADELMTPRVHVQALRSDASVLDLIEISRATGFSRFPVHTGDLDDVIGIVHVKQAFGVPRAQRDTTRVASLARPVPTVPETLEGDALLDRLRGSGLQVALVVDEYGGTAGLVALEDLLEEIVGDVRDEHDRGEVNPVRPLGKQSFLVSGLLRGDEVAEATGFALPEGDYETIAGYLLFRLGRIPQVGDEVRHDGWRLTVMRMDRNRIAELRVTRVPEAGPAPVPAKAGTKAQGVLA, from the coding sequence GTGACCGGTTCCCTCTCCATCGTGCTCAGCCTGGTCGGACTCGTCGTCCTGACCCTGGGCACCGGCCTGTTTGTGGCCGCCGAGTTCTCCCTCTCCGCCCTGGAGCGCAGCACCGTCGACGCGCACGCCAACGCCGTCGGTGACCGCCGCAGCAAACAGGTGCGCCACGCGCACCGCACGCTGAGCTTCCAGCTCTCCGGCGCGCAGCTGGGCATCACCATCACCACCCTGGCCACCGGGTACGTCGCCGAGCCCGCCATCGCGCGCCTCGTCGGCCCCCTGCTGACCGACCTGGGCCTGCCCGAGTCGGCCTCCCTGGTGATCGCGGTGGCGCTGGCGATGATCATCGCGAACGTGCTCTCCATGGTCTTCGGTGAGCTGGTGCCCAAGAACATGGCCATCGCCCGGCCGCTGTCCACCGCCCGCGCCACCGCGGGCCTGCAGGCGGGCTTCTCCGCCACCTTCCGCTGGGTGATCACCGGGCTCAACGGCACCGCGAACTGGATCGTGCGGCGCTTCGGCGTCGAGCCGGTCGAGGAGCTGCGCTCGGCGCGGTCCCCGCACGAGCTCGGCTCGCTGGTCCGCAGCAGCGCGGTGCACGGCACGCTGGACGCCTCCACCGCCACCCTGCTCGACCGCTCGCTGCGCTTCGGCGACCGCACCGCGGACGAGCTGATGACCCCGCGCGTGCACGTGCAGGCCCTGCGCTCGGACGCCAGCGTGCTCGACCTCATCGAGATCAGCCGCGCCACCGGGTTCTCCCGCTTCCCGGTGCACACCGGCGACCTGGACGACGTGATCGGCATCGTGCACGTCAAGCAGGCCTTCGGCGTGCCCCGGGCCCAGCGCGACACCACCCGGGTGGCCTCGCTGGCCCGCCCGGTGCCCACCGTGCCGGAGACCCTGGAGGGCGACGCCCTGCTGGACCGGCTGCGCGGTTCGGGCCTGCAGGTCGCGCTGGTGGTCGACGAGTACGGCGGCACCGCGGGCCTGGTGGCCCTGGAGGACCTGCTGGAGGAGATCGTCGGCGACGTGCGCGACGAGCACGACCGCGGCGAGGTCAACCCGGTGCGCCCGCTGGGCAAGCAGAGCTTCCTGGTATCCGGCCTGCTGCGCGGGGACGAGGTGGCCGAGGCCACCGGCTTCGCGCTGCCCGAGGGCGACTACGAGACCATCGCGGGCTACCTGTTGTTCCGGCTGGGCCGGATCCCGCAGGTCGGCGACGAGGTCCGGCACGACGGCTGGCGCCTGACCGTGATGCGCATGGACCGCAACCGCATCGCCGAGCTGCGCGTCACCCGCGTCCCGGAGGCGGGCCCGGCTCCCGTCCCGGCCAAGGCCGGGACCAAGGCACAGGGGGTGCTCGCGTGA
- a CDS encoding hemolysin family protein, with product MSGTVALVVSVVLLALNAFFVGAEFALISARRDRLEALADAGSAGARTVIAASERISLMLAGAQLGITLCSIGLGAIAKPAVAAQLTELLTPLGVHETVVDVLSFVVAVLIVGVLHIVLGEMVPKNIAIAGPERTSLRMVPALVWFVSVVRPLISALNWLANGVLRLLKVEPKDELDSAYTPSELSELIAESRREGLLDDNEHRRLAQTLSSARRTVADVLVPLTELTTVPERPTVGDVQRAVVATGYSRFPVRGEDGAVRGYLHVKDVLDQADAEESTPVPPGRVRGLPELPADARLDEAVAALRRAQSHLASAVAADGTVLGVVALEDLVEEYVGTVRDGTHVPGR from the coding sequence GTGAGCGGGACCGTGGCACTGGTCGTCTCCGTGGTGCTGTTGGCGCTCAACGCCTTCTTCGTGGGCGCGGAGTTCGCGTTGATCAGCGCCCGCCGCGACAGGCTGGAGGCACTCGCCGACGCCGGTTCGGCCGGGGCGCGCACGGTGATCGCGGCCAGCGAGCGCATCTCGCTGATGCTGGCGGGCGCGCAGCTGGGCATCACGCTGTGCTCCATCGGGCTGGGCGCCATCGCCAAGCCCGCGGTGGCCGCGCAGCTGACCGAGCTGCTCACCCCGCTGGGTGTGCACGAGACCGTGGTGGACGTGCTCAGCTTCGTCGTCGCGGTGCTCATCGTGGGCGTGCTGCACATCGTGCTCGGCGAGATGGTGCCCAAGAACATCGCCATCGCCGGGCCGGAGCGCACCTCGCTGCGCATGGTGCCCGCGCTGGTGTGGTTCGTCAGCGTGGTGCGCCCGCTGATCAGCGCGCTGAACTGGCTGGCCAACGGTGTGCTGCGACTGCTCAAGGTCGAGCCCAAGGACGAGCTGGACTCCGCGTACACGCCCTCGGAGCTGTCCGAGCTGATCGCCGAGTCCCGCCGCGAGGGCCTGCTCGACGACAACGAGCACCGCAGGCTCGCCCAGACGCTGTCCTCGGCGCGGCGCACGGTGGCCGATGTCCTGGTGCCGCTGACCGAGCTGACCACGGTGCCCGAGCGGCCCACGGTCGGCGACGTGCAGCGGGCCGTGGTGGCCACCGGCTACTCGCGGTTCCCGGTGCGCGGCGAGGACGGCGCGGTGCGCGGCTACCTGCACGTGAAGGACGTGTTGGACCAGGCCGACGCCGAGGAGTCCACACCGGTGCCGCCCGGCCGGGTCCGGGGTCTGCCGGAGCTGCCCGCGGACGCGCGGCTGGACGAGGCGGTGGCCGCGCTGCGGCGCGCGCAGAGCCACCTGGCCAGCGCGGTGGCCGCGGACGGCACCGTGCTCGGCGTGGTGGCGCTGGAAGACCTGGTCGAGGAATACGTGGGCACGGTGCGGGACGGTACGCACGTGCCTGGCCGCTGA
- a CDS encoding RNA polymerase sigma factor, producing MENHRTPPSFSDHDWGQCVNLRPELVRLAARRGAGDDAEDLVHEAFIRTASYPDLDRTRLRPFLMSVVKRLCVDHLRRQSVANRVHDHPMLAPVQGRGPAESVVERLHASWLLDQDTGLPESDRRLFALLGDGRSYREVSQQLHVSETDVQRAAYTGRRRLRRQLGRHEVS from the coding sequence ATGGAGAACCACCGCACGCCGCCGTCCTTCTCCGACCACGACTGGGGCCAGTGCGTGAACCTGCGCCCCGAGCTCGTCCGCCTCGCCGCACGCCGCGGCGCCGGGGACGACGCCGAGGACCTCGTGCACGAGGCCTTCATCCGCACCGCCTCCTACCCCGACCTCGACCGCACCCGGCTCCGGCCGTTCCTGATGTCGGTGGTCAAACGGCTCTGCGTGGACCACCTGCGGAGGCAGTCGGTGGCCAACCGCGTGCACGACCACCCGATGCTCGCGCCCGTGCAGGGCCGGGGCCCGGCCGAGTCGGTGGTCGAACGCCTGCACGCCAGCTGGCTGCTCGACCAGGACACCGGGCTACCCGAGAGCGACCGCAGGCTCTTCGCACTCCTCGGGGACGGGCGCAGCTACCGCGAGGTCTCCCAGCAGTTGCACGTCAGCGAGACCGACGTGCAACGGGCCGCCTACACCGGACGTCGCCGCCTGAGACGTCAGCTGGGCAGGCACGAAGTGAGCTGA
- a CDS encoding 3-methyladenine DNA glycosylase, protein MPENQVLAEPEWHARRAAHLARIRPWTDGHRQRRLREEKHPVLDFMFTYYSFKPAQLERWHPGPGLTLAGPSAREYLRWPAYHEVDGGVALDPAAFPPARRRTASFVGALLSATASRPPRLGCFGLHEWAMVYRTRPEEVRHVGWPLRLGHEGTDALVERSQVRCSHFDAFRFFTEPARPRNTLQPTRESQLELEQPGCLHAGMDLFRWAYKLAPHTPSALIADCFELALDIRELDMRASPYDLAPLGYQPVRIETTEGRTEYVRMQSAFSQRGAPLRAQLVDLCRTLLGWPCPDRDDHEKFPETAPTLHAP, encoded by the coding sequence TTGCCGGAGAACCAGGTGCTCGCCGAGCCGGAGTGGCACGCCCGGCGTGCGGCGCACCTGGCGCGCATCCGGCCGTGGACCGACGGGCACCGGCAGCGCCGGCTGCGCGAGGAGAAGCACCCCGTCCTGGACTTCATGTTCACCTACTACAGCTTCAAGCCCGCGCAGCTGGAGCGCTGGCACCCCGGGCCCGGCCTCACCCTGGCCGGCCCCTCGGCGCGGGAGTACCTGCGCTGGCCCGCCTACCACGAGGTGGACGGCGGGGTGGCGCTCGACCCGGCCGCGTTCCCGCCCGCGCGGCGGCGCACCGCCTCCTTCGTCGGCGCGCTGCTGTCGGCCACCGCCTCCCGGCCGCCCCGCCTGGGCTGCTTCGGGCTGCACGAGTGGGCCATGGTCTACCGCACCCGGCCGGAGGAGGTGCGGCACGTGGGCTGGCCGCTGCGCCTGGGCCACGAGGGCACCGACGCGCTGGTCGAGCGCAGCCAGGTGCGCTGCTCGCACTTCGACGCCTTCCGCTTCTTCACCGAGCCCGCGCGCCCGCGCAACACCCTGCAGCCCACGAGGGAGAGCCAGCTGGAGCTGGAGCAGCCGGGCTGCCTGCACGCGGGCATGGACCTGTTCCGCTGGGCCTACAAACTCGCCCCGCACACGCCCTCCGCGCTGATCGCGGACTGTTTCGAGTTGGCCCTGGACATCCGCGAACTCGACATGCGCGCCAGCCCGTACGATCTCGCGCCACTCGGTTATCAGCCGGTGCGCATCGAAACGACGGAAGGCCGCACGGAGTACGTCAGAATGCAAAGTGCATTCTCCCAGCGGGGCGCCCCGCTGCGTGCCCAGCTGGTCGACCTGTGCCGCACGCTGCTCGGATGGCCCTGTCCGGACCGGGACGATCACGAGAAGTTCCCGGAAACCGCCCCCACGCTCCACGCTCCGTGA
- a CDS encoding substrate-binding domain-containing protein: protein MALWPFVVVGVVALVVLGYLSWTWLGGILDRRAAAVAGQCTEGEISLRVVVSPVVAEPLQTAALAWNDRHPVIDDHCLRADVQVLDSPTALTALTQGWDTSKLGQPPSAWLPESSLWVNQLRAQNKSLVSAPPESVGTSPVVLAVPQDAAAPLSSGLGFRWSDMPGLLSAPDGWRRFGQPGWGRFTLGVPDLVRNPASALAVQCSLAWAGKQEKGPLTSEMLNQNPVRTALGQLARSKVAGVPASTQEALVQLSKTPDLAASAYDGVPVLEVDLYRRNTAKDGGPAPDRPLYGVQAVGPAPAADFPFLALSADWVKDVQQRAAQKFSDFLREPEQERVLAQQSGVRVRSTNDSPPQTPGVSFRPPRDVLTPADENTTQRLAASWASAADNGQAVTLLVDVSGSMNADGGEGRTRMDWLKAALKGQADRTLSGSLGMWEFSRSLDGKKPYRQLVATKGIEQQRNALRTAVDGLKPVSATQLYTSLAAVYRSAVENYEQGRTNRIVVLTDGPNDGGLTLQQLQAEIDKVRNPARRVSISFITVGPDPERAPLNKIAQSTGGSVSVAADGPAIDPALSQLLSAG, encoded by the coding sequence ATGGCCCTGTGGCCGTTCGTCGTCGTCGGTGTGGTCGCCCTGGTGGTGCTCGGCTACCTGAGCTGGACCTGGCTCGGCGGCATCCTGGACCGGCGCGCGGCCGCGGTGGCCGGGCAGTGCACCGAGGGCGAGATCAGCCTGCGCGTGGTGGTCTCCCCGGTGGTCGCCGAGCCGTTGCAGACCGCCGCCCTCGCCTGGAACGACCGGCACCCGGTCATCGACGACCACTGCCTGCGCGCCGACGTGCAGGTGCTGGACTCCCCGACCGCGCTGACCGCGCTCACCCAGGGCTGGGACACCAGCAAGCTGGGCCAGCCGCCCTCCGCCTGGCTGCCCGAGTCCTCGCTGTGGGTCAACCAGCTGCGCGCGCAGAACAAGTCGCTGGTCAGCGCCCCTCCGGAGTCGGTGGGCACCTCGCCGGTGGTGCTGGCCGTGCCGCAGGACGCCGCCGCTCCCCTGTCCTCCGGCCTGGGTTTCCGGTGGAGCGACATGCCGGGCCTGCTCTCCGCCCCGGACGGCTGGCGGCGCTTCGGCCAGCCCGGGTGGGGCCGGTTCACCCTGGGGGTGCCGGACCTGGTGCGCAACCCGGCCAGCGCGCTGGCCGTGCAGTGCTCGCTGGCGTGGGCGGGCAAGCAGGAGAAGGGCCCGCTGACCTCGGAGATGCTCAACCAGAACCCGGTCAGGACCGCGCTGGGCCAGCTCGCCCGCAGCAAGGTGGCCGGGGTGCCCGCCAGCACGCAGGAGGCGCTGGTCCAACTGAGCAAGACCCCGGACCTGGCCGCCTCGGCCTACGACGGGGTTCCGGTGCTGGAGGTGGACCTGTACCGCCGCAACACCGCCAAGGACGGCGGCCCGGCGCCCGACCGGCCCCTGTACGGCGTGCAGGCCGTCGGCCCGGCGCCCGCGGCGGACTTCCCGTTCCTGGCGCTGTCGGCGGACTGGGTCAAGGACGTGCAGCAGCGCGCGGCGCAGAAGTTCAGCGACTTCCTGCGCGAGCCCGAGCAGGAGCGCGTGCTGGCCCAGCAGTCGGGGGTGCGGGTGCGCAGCACCAACGACAGCCCGCCGCAGACCCCGGGCGTGTCCTTCCGGCCGCCGCGGGACGTGCTGACCCCCGCCGACGAGAACACCACGCAGCGGCTGGCCGCCTCCTGGGCGAGCGCCGCCGACAACGGGCAGGCGGTCACCCTGTTGGTCGATGTGTCCGGTTCGATGAACGCCGACGGTGGCGAGGGGCGCACCCGGATGGACTGGCTCAAGGCCGCGCTGAAGGGCCAGGCGGACCGCACGCTGTCCGGTTCCCTGGGTATGTGGGAGTTCTCGCGGTCCCTGGACGGGAAGAAGCCCTACCGCCAGCTCGTGGCCACGAAGGGGATTGAGCAGCAGCGGAACGCGCTGCGCACCGCCGTGGACGGGCTGAAGCCGGTGAGTGCCACCCAGCTCTACACCAGCCTTGCTGCCGTGTACCGCTCGGCTGTGGAGAATTACGAGCAGGGACGGACAAACCGGATCGTGGTGCTGACCGACGGCCCCAACGACGGCGGTCTGACCCTGCAGCAGCTGCAGGCCGAAATCGACAAGGTGCGCAACCCTGCCCGCAGGGTGTCGATCAGTTTCATCACGGTCGGCCCCGACCCGGAGCGCGCCCCGCTCAACAAGATCGCCCAGTCCACGGGTGGTTCGGTCTCCGTCGCGGCCGACGGACCCGCCATCGACCCGGCCCTGAGCCAGTTGCTGTCCGCGGGCTGA
- a CDS encoding DUF397 domain-containing protein, translating to MTPDHTTSPWRRSSHSSGNGENCVEIAFPPDAVAIRDSKNPDGPALTLSRAAFAAFLRTLNR from the coding sequence ATGACGCCTGACCACACCACCTCTCCCTGGCGCAGGAGCAGCCACAGCAGCGGCAACGGGGAGAACTGCGTGGAGATCGCCTTCCCCCCGGACGCGGTCGCCATCCGCGACTCGAAGAACCCGGACGGCCCTGCGCTGACCCTCTCCCGAGCGGCCTTCGCCGCCTTCCTGCGCACACTGAACCGCTGA
- a CDS encoding Type 1 glutamine amidotransferase-like domain-containing protein produces the protein MPDTGFLALGGGWWHWGERELFTELFAGAPKVLYWPFALAPDRHPGLTAHLAECLRPFGVTELTTWSTVDGHGAAELGAFPVVFLGGGNSYALRRELRRNAFDTALAGYVGAGGRVYGGSAGAVVLGKDIRTDQESPVGPPQPWAGLDLVHGHAIAVHPAEDPGPLREFARTHGMPVLAVPDEGGAVVTAEGIRGVGRDPLRHYDP, from the coding sequence TTGCCGGACACCGGATTCCTGGCCCTGGGCGGCGGTTGGTGGCACTGGGGCGAACGCGAGCTGTTCACCGAGCTGTTCGCGGGTGCCCCGAAGGTCCTGTACTGGCCCTTCGCCCTGGCCCCCGACCGCCACCCCGGGCTCACCGCCCACCTGGCCGAGTGCCTGCGCCCGTTCGGCGTCACCGAGCTGACGACCTGGTCCACTGTGGACGGTCATGGGGCGGCGGAGCTGGGCGCGTTCCCGGTGGTCTTCCTGGGCGGCGGGAACTCCTACGCGCTGCGCCGCGAGCTGCGCCGGAACGCCTTCGACACCGCGCTCGCGGGCTACGTCGGGGCGGGCGGGCGGGTGTACGGCGGCAGTGCGGGCGCGGTGGTGCTGGGCAAGGACATCCGCACCGACCAGGAGAGCCCGGTCGGCCCGCCGCAACCCTGGGCGGGCCTGGATTTGGTGCATGGCCATGCAATCGCCGTGCACCCGGCCGAGGATCCCGGTCCGCTGCGGGAGTTCGCGCGCACGCACGGCATGCCGGTGCTGGCGGTGCCGGACGAGGGCGGCGCGGTCGTGACGGCGGAGGGGATCCGCGGCGTGGGCCGGGACCCGTTGCGCCACTACGACCCCTGA
- a CDS encoding IS982 family transposase → MSNDLNTLLTALYVLIDDRVVPPRTGRGRRPRLTDSELICLAVAQALLGFHNERRWVRHVHTNTELHAMFPAMPHQSGYHVRLKKARPLLCKTIRTLAISCPSWFDDLWITDATPVPCGMSRETVKRSDLAGHAGYGYCRSHSRWYWGLKLYLVCSGDGMPAMWCLANPKIGEREVLGALLGHNQHLLRDGQVLLADKGFAGRDFEGLTREMGLWLLRPDRKNEPFRHGDLGGVRQWIESVNQTLKGQLDLERHGARTPHGVFTRIAQRLLAMSAGIWHNWTIGVTSKRALTAFDH, encoded by the coding sequence GTGAGCAACGACCTGAACACCCTCCTCACCGCACTTTACGTGTTGATCGACGACCGCGTGGTACCGCCCCGCACTGGCCGGGGACGCCGTCCCCGGCTCACCGACAGCGAACTGATCTGCTTGGCCGTGGCCCAGGCACTGCTGGGCTTTCACAACGAACGACGCTGGGTCCGGCACGTGCACACCAACACCGAGTTGCACGCGATGTTCCCGGCCATGCCCCACCAGTCGGGCTATCACGTCCGGCTGAAGAAGGCCCGCCCCCTACTGTGCAAGACGATCCGCACCCTGGCCATCTCCTGCCCATCCTGGTTCGACGATCTGTGGATCACCGACGCGACCCCGGTGCCCTGCGGCATGTCACGCGAGACGGTCAAGCGTTCCGACCTGGCAGGACATGCCGGATACGGCTACTGCCGGTCCCATTCCCGCTGGTACTGGGGACTGAAGCTGTATCTGGTGTGCTCCGGGGACGGCATGCCGGCCATGTGGTGCCTGGCCAACCCCAAGATCGGCGAACGCGAGGTACTGGGCGCCCTGCTCGGGCACAACCAGCACCTCCTGCGCGACGGCCAGGTCCTGCTCGCCGACAAGGGCTTCGCCGGCCGGGACTTCGAGGGGCTCACCCGTGAGATGGGACTTTGGCTGCTGCGACCAGATCGCAAGAACGAACCGTTCCGCCACGGTGATCTCGGCGGCGTTCGCCAGTGGATCGAGTCGGTCAACCAGACCCTGAAGGGCCAGCTTGACCTTGAACGACACGGTGCACGCACCCCTCACGGCGTGTTCACCCGCATCGCGCAGCGCCTACTGGCTATGTCCGCAGGCATCTGGCACAACTGGACCATCGGCGTGACCAGCAAACGAGCACTGACCGCCTTCGATCACTAA